One region of Planctomycetota bacterium genomic DNA includes:
- a CDS encoding RNA polymerase sigma factor produces the protein MAGDAHIELMMRVKNGDKSAFEELYHLYSQPLGNFFYRMSGSKSIAEDCLQEVFYRIWLYRENYQPQAKVITYLFHIAKNYWINEGKKLRRVIPFTTFAGSRDENSAPDFPGDKTAPDEEAMSNEVKDSIKEALRKLSEKERIVVVMSMYQKLPYSEIAEILGIAEITVKTRMTKALERLKKPLGKYLQ, from the coding sequence AGAACGGCGACAAATCCGCCTTCGAAGAGTTGTATCATCTATACAGCCAGCCTTTGGGCAATTTCTTCTACCGGATGAGTGGAAGCAAATCCATTGCCGAGGATTGCTTGCAGGAAGTCTTCTACAGGATATGGCTCTACCGGGAAAATTACCAGCCACAGGCCAAGGTCATAACCTACCTCTTCCACATAGCCAAAAACTACTGGATTAACGAGGGCAAAAAGCTCAGGCGCGTCATCCCTTTCACCACATTTGCGGGAAGCAGGGATGAAAACTCCGCGCCGGATTTCCCCGGAGACAAGACAGCGCCGGATGAGGAGGCAATGTCCAACGAAGTAAAAGATTCCATAAAGGAGGCGCTCAGGAAGCTCTCCGAAAAAGAGCGGATAGTCGTGGTGATGAGCATGTACCAGAAACTCCCATATTCCGAAATCGCGGAAATACTCGGCATCGCCGAGATAACGGTGAAAACCCGCATGACCAAGGCTCTGGAGAGATTGAAGAAACCACTCGGCAAATATTTACAATAA
- a CDS encoding proline--tRNA ligase, protein MKWSQAFIPTLKEDPSDAETISHKLMVRAGLVRKLAAGTYTYLPLGQKVLNKVINIVREEIDRAGAQELLMPAIHPVELWEKTGRLALFGDIIYKVKDRTDKISVLGPTHEEIVTDLVANEIRSYRQLPVTLYQIQTKFRDEMRPRFGIIRSKEFLMMDAYSFDTTKEGLDKSYQAMYDAYCRIFDRCGVKYSIVEAESGLMGGNVSHEFMTPSAMGEDLFVTCPKCNYGANIVLAPANMKITKDATITLKPMSEILTPGKTSIEAISEFLKAKPEMMLKTLICMANGKPIAVLLRGDHELNVYKLSQLVGTNNISMADVETIQKVTGGPMGFSGPVGLKGIEIIADNAVLGMRNFVAGANKFDTHLVNVNLTRDFTFSKAADIRVVAEGDLCPKCGEKLTISHGIEIGHVFKLGTRYSEALSASFLDEKGNLLPDIMGCYGIGVNRIIASFIENSYDENGIIWSNEIAPYDVVISSINPEKEEIARISQMLYTKLAAKGVDVLWDDRDLSAGIKFKDADLIGIPIRVTVGKYAIEKQTVDIKLRKELKQKAVPVADAVNETMQLLSPME, encoded by the coding sequence ATGAAATGGTCACAGGCGTTTATTCCAACCCTTAAAGAAGACCCCTCGGATGCGGAAACCATAAGCCACAAGCTGATGGTCCGCGCGGGGCTCGTCCGTAAGCTGGCCGCTGGGACATACACCTACCTGCCTTTAGGGCAGAAGGTTTTAAACAAGGTCATAAATATTGTCCGCGAGGAAATAGACCGGGCAGGCGCGCAGGAGCTCCTTATGCCGGCGATTCATCCCGTTGAACTCTGGGAGAAAACAGGACGACTGGCGCTTTTCGGCGATATCATCTATAAGGTAAAAGACCGGACGGATAAGATAAGCGTCCTTGGGCCGACCCACGAGGAAATTGTAACCGACCTCGTTGCCAACGAAATACGCTCTTACCGGCAGCTGCCGGTAACGCTTTACCAGATACAGACAAAATTCCGCGATGAGATGCGCCCGCGCTTCGGCATCATCCGCTCCAAGGAATTCCTGATGATGGACGCCTACAGCTTTGATACAACCAAGGAAGGTCTGGACAAAAGCTACCAGGCGATGTACGACGCCTATTGCCGGATATTCGACCGCTGCGGGGTGAAATACAGCATAGTCGAGGCGGAAAGCGGCCTGATGGGCGGCAATGTTTCCCACGAATTCATGACGCCTTCTGCCATGGGCGAGGATTTATTCGTCACCTGCCCGAAGTGCAATTACGGGGCAAACATCGTGCTGGCACCGGCCAACATGAAGATAACCAAAGACGCGACCATCACGCTTAAACCGATGTCAGAAATACTAACGCCCGGTAAAACTTCTATAGAAGCGATAAGCGAGTTCCTCAAGGCAAAACCGGAAATGATGCTAAAAACACTTATCTGCATGGCAAACGGGAAACCGATTGCCGTCTTGTTAAGAGGCGACCACGAACTTAATGTTTATAAGCTCTCTCAACTGGTCGGCACGAATAATATCTCCATGGCGGATGTAGAAACAATACAAAAAGTCACCGGCGGACCGATGGGATTTTCCGGGCCGGTCGGATTAAAGGGGATAGAAATCATCGCAGATAACGCGGTGCTTGGGATGAGGAACTTCGTGGCAGGCGCCAACAAGTTTGATACGCATCTGGTGAATGTCAATCTAACCCGCGATTTCACTTTCTCCAAGGCGGCGGATATCCGGGTAGTCGCGGAAGGAGATTTGTGCCCGAAGTGCGGTGAAAAACTTACCATATCGCACGGGATAGAAATCGGGCATGTATTTAAGCTCGGCACTCGTTATTCGGAGGCGCTCTCGGCAAGCTTCCTGGATGAAAAAGGCAATCTACTGCCTGATATCATGGGCTGTTACGGAATCGGGGTTAACCGTATCATCGCCTCGTTCATCGAAAATTCCTATGACGAAAACGGTATCATTTGGTCAAACGAAATCGCACCGTATGACGTGGTTATTTCCTCCATCAATCCGGAAAAGGAAGAAATCGCCCGAATATCGCAGATGCTTTATACAAAGCTCGCGGCAAAGGGAGTGGATGTCCTGTGGGACGACCGCGACCTTTCAGCCGGGATTAAGTTCAAGGATGCGGATTTGATAGGGATTCCCATCCGCGTCACGGTCGGCAAATACGCGATAGAAAAACAAACTGTGGATATCAAGTTACGCAAGGAACTAAAACAGAAAGCGGTCCCGGTGGCAGACGCAGTGAACGAAACCATGCAACTCCTAAGCCCGATGGAGTGA
- a CDS encoding Zn-ribbon domain-containing OB-fold protein, with protein MSDFIRWKGNMPVEYIYTAGLAGERFFREIRDKEKLMGTVCSKCRKLYLPPRLYCESCFKTLDKWKPVPKKGTIQTFTISYTDMNGMALLEPIIVAFITFKGITGGILHKIGEARLEEIKIGMNVVPVYNEPKKRTGSILDIKYFIPT; from the coding sequence ATGAGCGATTTCATTCGTTGGAAAGGCAATATGCCCGTTGAATATATCTATACCGCGGGCTTGGCCGGCGAAAGGTTCTTCCGCGAAATACGCGACAAGGAAAAACTTATGGGTACGGTCTGCTCCAAATGCCGCAAGCTTTACCTCCCTCCCAGATTATACTGCGAAAGCTGTTTTAAGACACTGGATAAATGGAAGCCCGTTCCCAAAAAAGGGACCATCCAGACATTTACCATCTCTTATACGGATATGAACGGCATGGCTTTACTGGAACCGATCATCGTGGCATTTATCACGTTTAAGGGAATCACCGGGGGAATCTTGCATAAAATAGGGGAGGCTCGCCTGGAAGAAATCAAAATCGGGATGAACGTGGTTCCTGTCTATAACGAGCCCAAAAAACGGACCGGCAGTATTCTTGATATAAAGTATTTTATTCCGACGTAA
- a CDS encoding Zn-ribbon domain-containing OB-fold protein — MRKKRVQKVKKVVQVKPQSFKIKPGMALKNDDFTEGNLCLTSFKPILEYQWDAGVAIGRYLEGLKKGVLLARRCQHCSRVLIPPRMFCEWCFKPTSDWIPLQDTGTVNTFSLCYISWNMKRLVEPQIPAVVEIDGASPGMGIMHLLGEIEPRKVRVGLRVKAVWKEPAQRTGAITDIKYFKPV; from the coding sequence ATGAGAAAAAAACGAGTGCAGAAAGTTAAAAAGGTCGTTCAGGTAAAACCCCAGTCTTTTAAGATAAAACCGGGCATGGCTCTTAAAAACGATGATTTTACCGAAGGCAACCTTTGCCTTACTTCTTTTAAACCTATCCTGGAATACCAATGGGATGCTGGCGTGGCTATCGGCAGATACCTGGAAGGCTTGAAAAAAGGCGTGCTTTTGGCGCGCCGTTGCCAGCATTGCTCCAGGGTGCTTATCCCGCCGAGGATGTTTTGCGAGTGGTGCTTCAAGCCTACTTCGGATTGGATTCCTTTGCAGGATACCGGTACGGTCAACACGTTTTCGCTCTGCTATATCAGCTGGAATATGAAACGGCTGGTTGAGCCGCAGATACCGGCGGTTGTCGAGATAGACGGCGCTTCTCCCGGAATGGGCATCATGCACCTTCTGGGCGAAATCGAGCCGCGAAAGGTCAGGGTTGGCCTGCGCGTCAAAGCCGTCTGGAAAGAACCAGCCCAGCGTACCGGCGCCATTACGGATATAAAATATTTTAAGCCTGTTTAA
- a CDS encoding HD domain-containing protein, giving the protein MKPSEKPIFDVLNKIDRIDQHGYLFELCENILNILKAESCLLFEIDEHTEELYTFCSVGKGSDELRREIKIPKGKGVAGRTAFNLKPLIIEDISSDPYYAEEEKFISANVAGKQNSNGKKSILAIPLVVFGEFFGVMEIASNGSRKLAMSDIELIQPIINMITIGLRRENPYAFTQLAEVCIRFLEERDRYTHGHSLRVKEYCMIIADEMKLTELQKQDLSLAAVLHDIGKVTLKDTLLSKDTNLTKLELQSIRMHPIIGYNIIYNINKSLARVILAHHEQYDGGGYPQGLKGDEIPLLSRIICLADTFDAMTMDRPYRQAMDVDYAIKEISLLSGKQFDPLVNEAFLSMYRKGRINILV; this is encoded by the coding sequence ATGAAACCTTCGGAAAAACCTATTTTTGATGTCCTTAATAAAATTGACAGGATTGACCAGCACGGTTATTTGTTTGAGTTGTGCGAGAACATCCTGAATATACTCAAGGCGGAAAGCTGCCTCCTCTTTGAAATTGACGAGCATACCGAAGAGCTTTATACTTTCTGCAGCGTGGGCAAGGGTTCCGATGAACTGCGCCGTGAAATAAAGATACCCAAAGGCAAAGGCGTGGCCGGACGAACGGCGTTTAATCTTAAGCCGCTTATTATCGAAGACATTTCCTCCGACCCGTATTACGCTGAAGAAGAAAAGTTTATCTCGGCTAATGTTGCCGGGAAACAAAACTCTAACGGCAAAAAATCCATACTGGCTATTCCGCTTGTCGTTTTCGGCGAGTTCTTCGGCGTGATGGAAATCGCCTCTAACGGAAGCCGTAAACTTGCCATGTCCGATATTGAACTCATTCAGCCGATAATCAATATGATTACCATCGGGCTTCGCCGAGAGAATCCTTATGCCTTTACCCAGCTGGCAGAGGTTTGCATAAGGTTTCTGGAAGAGCGCGACCGCTATACCCACGGCCATTCTTTAAGAGTCAAGGAATACTGCATGATTATTGCCGATGAAATGAAACTGACCGAGCTCCAAAAACAGGATTTGAGCCTGGCCGCGGTCCTGCATGATATCGGCAAGGTTACCTTGAAAGACACGCTTCTTTCCAAGGATACGAACCTGACCAAACTGGAACTGCAATCAATCCGCATGCATCCGATTATCGGATACAACATTATTTATAATATAAACAAATCACTGGCGCGGGTTATCCTTGCCCACCACGAGCAATACGATGGCGGCGGTTACCCCCAGGGCTTAAAAGGGGATGAGATCCCTCTCCTTTCCAGGATTATCTGCCTGGCAGATACTTTTGATGCCATGACTATGGACCGTCCTTATCGCCAGGCAATGGATGTGGATTATGCCATTAAAGAAATTTCACTGCTTTCAGGCAAGCAGTTCGACCCTCTTGTTAACGAGGCGTTTTTATCTATGTATCGGAAAGGGAGAATAAATATTTTAGTATGA
- a CDS encoding integration host factor subunit beta — translation MAKKDAVTKRHIALRIAKQQHMPQTDVLKIVQGTFDAIIDILAEKGRLELRNFGVFLVKIRKPRQARNPRTGEPVMLPKRKVVTFKPGTMMYQKIV, via the coding sequence ATGGCTAAAAAAGATGCTGTTACCAAAAGGCATATCGCTTTACGCATCGCCAAGCAGCAGCATATGCCCCAAACCGATGTTTTGAAAATCGTCCAGGGAACGTTTGATGCCATCATCGATATCCTTGCGGAAAAAGGCCGGCTGGAATTGAGAAACTTCGGTGTGTTTCTGGTTAAGATAAGGAAACCCCGTCAGGCGCGCAACCCGCGCACCGGCGAACCGGTCATGCTCCCGAAACGAAAAGTGGTTACCTTTAAGCCCGGTACCATGATGTATCAGAAAATAGTGTAA
- a CDS encoding ChaN family lipoprotein encodes MIKKLAYLALFLSLAAILNLAYSEDKPAEPSKEKAPEAPPWMQVVHSCKAENVKNKILNIKKGGFISFDDMVKDISKVPVVFIGEMHMDVSHHLVQEKVFKALYDKSKDMVLGLEMFQHPYQKDLNAYLKNEITETDMLKNTEYEERWGYPWEFYRPTVLFAKANKLPVIALNVPAEITRKVAQKGLKGLSDEEKKQIPESIDTANEAHKKYINSIFGEGDHSKMMNMDNFYEAQCLWEDGMADAIAKYFKSAQQQPPQSDSGDGTEDKKPRDNSDVLSQPGQMVVFVGGGHIIYKFGIPERMAKRTNMAFRTILLVSVEGLSDFKKGLKANNLPPADYVYFTEQIDMNKKTPTIGLMIEPAGDDKEGMKIAQVNPGSPGEKAGLEVGDIIIAIDGKKTSTAVELKMIMMEKKAGDEIELTVIRGGEEKKIKVKPE; translated from the coding sequence ATGATAAAAAAACTGGCGTATTTGGCTTTATTTCTTTCGTTAGCGGCTATTTTAAATCTGGCATATAGTGAAGATAAACCTGCAGAGCCTTCAAAGGAAAAAGCACCGGAAGCTCCTCCCTGGATGCAGGTGGTTCATTCATGCAAGGCAGAGAACGTAAAGAATAAAATCCTGAACATAAAAAAAGGTGGATTTATTTCATTCGATGATATGGTTAAGGACATTTCCAAAGTCCCGGTTGTTTTTATCGGCGAGATGCATATGGATGTCTCCCACCATCTGGTCCAGGAAAAGGTATTCAAAGCTCTATATGATAAATCCAAGGATATGGTTTTGGGGTTGGAAATGTTCCAGCATCCTTACCAGAAAGACCTTAACGCATATCTTAAGAATGAAATTACAGAAACAGATATGCTTAAAAACACGGAATATGAAGAACGTTGGGGGTATCCATGGGAATTTTACCGCCCGACGGTTTTGTTTGCCAAAGCCAATAAACTACCGGTAATCGCGCTGAATGTTCCTGCAGAAATAACCAGAAAGGTCGCACAGAAAGGCTTAAAAGGATTGAGCGATGAGGAAAAGAAACAAATCCCGGAATCGATAGATACTGCTAATGAAGCACATAAGAAATATATCAACTCCATTTTTGGGGAAGGCGACCACAGCAAGATGATGAATATGGACAACTTCTACGAAGCACAATGCCTCTGGGAAGATGGCATGGCGGATGCAATCGCCAAGTATTTTAAATCCGCACAGCAGCAACCTCCCCAAAGCGATAGCGGCGATGGGACAGAAGATAAAAAGCCTCGGGACAACAGCGACGTCCTGTCCCAACCGGGGCAGATGGTCGTATTCGTTGGGGGAGGCCATATAATTTATAAATTCGGCATACCCGAACGCATGGCAAAAAGGACCAATATGGCTTTCCGGACTATTCTGCTGGTTTCCGTTGAGGGCTTGTCAGATTTCAAGAAGGGTTTAAAGGCCAACAACCTCCCGCCGGCTGATTACGTTTATTTTACCGAACAGATTGATATGAATAAGAAAACACCCACTATAGGTTTGATGATTGAACCGGCCGGCGATGACAAGGAAGGAATGAAGATTGCTCAGGTTAATCCCGGGTCTCCTGGAGAAAAAGCCGGTTTAGAGGTTGGCGATATTATTATCGCGATTGACGGCAAAAAAACCAGCACCGCAGTCGAGTTAAAAATGATAATGATGGAGAAAAAAGCAGGTGATGAAATTGAGCTGACTGTCATCCGTGGTGGTGAAGAGAAAAAGATTAAAGTAAAACCGGAATAA
- the dapB gene encoding 4-hydroxy-tetrahydrodipicolinate reductase, whose product MIKIGINGACGKMGLRLAGLASQQPGVKLTIALEKPGHRLLGKDIGNTAGFDSRERLLITDAVNGKIADVILDFSTPSATMNCLDVCKKYRIALLIGTTGFNPAQLKKIKDAGKLIPVLLNPNFSQGAGLLGQLGSEAIKSFGKNVNAEIIETHHSAKRDAPSGTALKLAQALLKDLKRKSMPIHSVRVGQVVGEHKIIFAIPGERIELTHKVDSRDAFVYGALKAAVILARKKAGFYALSNILRSE is encoded by the coding sequence ATGATTAAAATAGGAATTAACGGCGCTTGCGGCAAGATGGGATTAAGGCTTGCCGGTTTGGCTTCTCAGCAGCCGGGCGTTAAGCTTACGATTGCCTTGGAAAAGCCGGGCCATCGATTGTTAGGAAAAGATATTGGAAATACAGCCGGTTTTGACAGTCGCGAACGTCTTTTAATAACGGATGCCGTTAACGGAAAAATAGCAGACGTAATCCTTGACTTTTCAACACCTTCCGCTACAATGAATTGCCTTGATGTTTGCAAAAAGTATAGGATAGCGTTGTTAATCGGGACGACTGGTTTTAATCCGGCGCAGTTAAAAAAGATAAAAGATGCCGGAAAGTTGATACCGGTTTTATTAAACCCCAATTTCAGCCAGGGAGCCGGTCTTTTAGGGCAGCTTGGAAGCGAGGCAATAAAAAGCTTTGGTAAAAATGTGAATGCTGAGATTATCGAAACCCACCATAGCGCCAAGCGTGATGCACCCAGCGGAACTGCTCTTAAGCTGGCTCAAGCATTGCTTAAAGACCTGAAACGAAAAAGTATGCCTATCCATTCGGTAAGAGTGGGACAGGTTGTCGGAGAACATAAAATAATCTTCGCTATTCCGGGAGAAAGAATTGAGCTAACCCATAAAGTAGACAGCCGAGATGCATTCGTTTACGGTGCTTTGAAAGCGGCTGTTATCCTTGCCCGCAAAAAAGCCGGATTTTATGCGTTAAGCAATATTTTAAGGAGTGAATAA
- a CDS encoding gamma-glutamyl-gamma-aminobutyrate hydrolase family protein, giving the protein MVHKKDSDYCQLPENYYQAVRRAGGLPIILPSITDKKTITELLGLIDGLVFSGGDDIHPAVYGEKILPKTNLILKAKQQFDFSLVRQAWHKRIPTLGICYGAQLMNVALGGNLIQDIKRDLSLGSHSFTKHRLYILETSLLYNIIRKPSIHVNSLHHQAIREIGKSLRISARSDDGLTEGIESKLPGHFFIGVQWHPEKIMDTPESKSLFKELIRQAKIYSETQKCG; this is encoded by the coding sequence ATGGTTCATAAAAAAGATTCCGACTATTGCCAATTGCCGGAAAATTATTACCAGGCAGTGAGGCGTGCGGGAGGACTTCCGATTATCTTGCCTTCAATCACCGATAAAAAAACAATAACCGAATTGTTAGGCTTAATCGACGGGCTGGTTTTTTCCGGAGGGGATGATATCCACCCCGCGGTTTACGGAGAAAAAATATTGCCTAAAACAAACCTGATCCTGAAAGCGAAGCAACAGTTTGATTTCTCGCTGGTGCGGCAGGCTTGGCACAAACGTATTCCAACTCTCGGCATCTGTTACGGCGCACAACTTATGAATGTGGCTTTGGGCGGAAACCTTATCCAGGATATAAAACGCGACCTATCGCTTGGCTCGCACAGTTTCACAAAACACCGGCTATATATCCTAGAAACATCCCTTCTGTATAATATAATCCGAAAACCTTCTATCCATGTTAACAGCCTTCATCATCAAGCAATCAGGGAAATTGGTAAAAGCCTGCGGATAAGCGCGCGGTCTGATGACGGCTTGACAGAAGGAATAGAATCAAAACTGCCTGGCCACTTTTTTATCGGTGTGCAATGGCATCCAGAAAAGATAATGGATACGCCCGAATCAAAAAGCTTATTTAAGGAATTAATCCGGCAGGCAAAAATATATTCCGAGACCCAAAAGTGCGGCTAA
- a CDS encoding PQQ-binding-like beta-propeller repeat protein, whose translation MQKKKWFLFVTVFLGLLLLFNSCRVQNTNGEKIPDNNGVVVQKRIERIKHYREIITGTLPFKDILWEATTSDEGIKNITLIGTMLYIETDKAKLRAFTTDIGRPQWVLNLATPLNFPPCDITGLSQKQESLKVRIRDLKKQLDDAEISSDRDENKINGLKESLRSANEVLKSIYSQDVAYYISEGLLYCLDRWSGDVLWRKRLDFVPKGGPTASGTIVYISSIDFDRVYYFDVSKKFERDWLKLDGSVVSHIYYESPAIYFACDNGKVYAFNADTGAKIWDYKTEQAIRSDILIDGDIIYVGSTDYAMYAIDRNTGTLRWKYETGLPISSTPYIGARRIVKGADVIIEKTLFFRTDKKEDFYSLLVNAPDLAGSYKLRWKFADGKKYMLFGLAGVYILGKDDITLYSLDIEKGDILDKYSLRDFPFRAVDPNESIIYLGTADGYVFAVREPPPKW comes from the coding sequence ATGCAAAAGAAGAAATGGTTTTTATTTGTAACGGTTTTCTTGGGATTGTTACTGCTTTTCAACAGTTGCCGTGTTCAAAACACAAACGGGGAAAAGATCCCGGATAATAATGGGGTCGTTGTCCAGAAACGTATCGAGCGTATTAAACACTACCGGGAAATCATTACCGGCACGCTTCCTTTTAAGGATATATTATGGGAAGCTACTACTTCCGATGAGGGCATCAAGAACATAACTCTTATCGGGACAATGCTTTATATTGAAACAGATAAAGCTAAACTTAGGGCATTCACCACAGATATCGGTCGACCGCAATGGGTGCTTAATCTGGCCACGCCTCTTAATTTCCCTCCTTGCGACATAACAGGCCTTTCTCAAAAGCAGGAGTCGCTAAAGGTCCGTATTAGAGATCTGAAAAAGCAACTGGATGATGCAGAGATTTCTTCAGATCGCGATGAGAATAAAATTAACGGATTAAAAGAAAGCTTGCGCAGTGCTAATGAAGTGCTTAAAAGCATATATAGCCAGGATGTGGCGTATTATATTTCCGAGGGATTATTGTATTGTTTAGACCGTTGGAGCGGCGATGTGTTATGGCGAAAGAGGCTGGATTTTGTCCCAAAAGGCGGGCCGACCGCTTCCGGCACTATTGTTTATATAAGTTCAATTGATTTTGACCGGGTATATTACTTTGACGTCAGCAAGAAATTCGAACGCGACTGGTTGAAATTAGACGGTTCCGTTGTCAGCCATATTTATTACGAAAGCCCTGCCATATATTTTGCCTGTGATAACGGCAAGGTTTATGCCTTTAACGCGGATACAGGCGCAAAAATCTGGGATTATAAGACCGAGCAGGCAATCAGGTCTGATATATTGATAGACGGCGATATTATTTATGTGGGCAGCACGGATTATGCTATGTATGCGATTGACCGTAATACAGGGACGCTCAGGTGGAAATACGAAACGGGATTGCCAATATCTTCGACTCCTTACATAGGCGCCAGACGTATTGTTAAGGGAGCGGATGTAATTATCGAGAAAACGCTTTTCTTCAGGACTGATAAGAAAGAAGATTTTTACAGCCTTCTGGTTAACGCACCGGATTTAGCCGGCTCTTATAAATTAAGATGGAAATTCGCCGATGGCAAAAAGTATATGTTGTTCGGTTTGGCTGGTGTTTATATCCTGGGCAAGGACGATATTACTTTATATTCCCTTGATATAGAAAAAGGCGATATTCTTGATAAATATTCGCTTCGAGATTTTCCTTTCAGGGCCGTTGACCCGAATGAATCAATCATATATTTAGGGACTGCTGACGGATATGTTTTTGCGGTTCGAGAGCCCCCTCCGAAATGGTAA